A part of Ictalurus furcatus strain D&B chromosome 8, Billie_1.0, whole genome shotgun sequence genomic DNA contains:
- the LOC128612033 gene encoding uncharacterized protein LOC128612033 — translation MTGFWILILIFSTMYTVQPGRRWVTAQSLTESPVYQPDKELSVNIGDSVTLQCCISEKEVGMIAWVKQPNRKKPQIIVRVYKSGGETFYNGFQDSHFQIERSSNCRNLTILNIIQSDEAMYYCALTRPNLTFEDGTYLKIKGDHVTIASETSKPALCDNSVVYEPTLHGNSTNMNTHEKTVLGLGTALGLCALLIFCLIYFILRRRKLKACIEDSPGMKQVREAEAETLNYAAVQFTKRKAKAEKKKTGSADECVYSDVKKTVRSEFLSEFEEATFQAKFLFEVKETTNASSAHTKFLSHVEEMANPSSAHANFLSQVRERANSSSSHAKFLSQVEETTSQTKFHSEVK, via the exons atgactggATTCTGGATTTTAATTTTGATCTTCAGCACCATGT ATACAGTCCAACCTGGTAGACGCTGGGTTACTGCACAATCCCTCACAGAGTCACCAGTTTATCAGCCTGATAAAGAGCTCAGTGTGAATATCGGGGACTCGGTTACTCTGCAGTGTTGTATTTCTGAAAAAGAAGTCGGGATGATTGCCTGGGTTAAGcaaccaaacagaaaaaaacctcagaTTATAGTCAGGGTATATAAAAGTGGTGGAGAAACATTTTACAATGGATTCCAAGACTCTCATTTCCAAATAGAAAGATCTTCAAACTGCCGCAATTTGACAATTTTAAACATCATTCAGTCTGATGAAGCCATGTACTACTGTGCACTGACGAGACCCAACCTTACGTTTGAAGAtggaacttatttaaaaattaaag GTGATCATGTTACTATTGCATCAGAAACATCTAAACCAGCTCTGTGTGATAATTCAGTGGTGTATGAACCAACACTGCATGGAAACAGcactaacatgaacacacacgagAAAACAG TGCTCGGTTTGGGAACGGCTTTGGGTTTGTGCGCACTTCtgattttctgtctcatttatttcatactgaggagaagaaaat TGAAAGCTTGTATAGAAGATTCTCCAGGAATGAAGCAGGTACGT gaaGCTGAAGCTGAAACACTGAATTACGCAGCTGTGCAATTTACCAAGAGGaaagccaaagctgaaaaaaagaaaactggctcagcagatgagtgtgtgtactcCGATGTGAAAAAAACTGTAAGAT ccgaGTTCCTGTCCGAGTTCGAAGAGGCGACCTTTCAGGCCAAGTTCCTGttcgaggtcaaagagacgaccaacgcaagttctgctcacaccaagTTTCTGTCACACGTCGAAGAGATGGCCAatccaagctctgctcatgccaattTCCTGTCCCAGGTCAGAGAGAGGGCCAACTCAAGCTCttctcacgccaagttcctgtcccaggtcgaggAGACGACCTCTCAGACCAAGTTCCATTCCGAGGTCAAATAG
- the LOC128611058 gene encoding uncharacterized protein LOC128611058, which translates to MTGFWILILIFSTMYTVQPGRRWVTAQSLTESQVYQPDKELSVNIGDSATLQCCILGNEFRIISWFKQPNRKKPQIVVRVHKTTGETFFNGFQKSHFQIERSSYCFNMIILNIIQSDEAMYYCALEYPNTVFADGTYLKIKGDDVTISSETSKPALCDNSVVCEPTLHGNNTNMNTHEKTVLGLGTALGLCALLIFCLIYFTLRRRKLNASIDDSHGMRQESHFNTLNYETLQFFMNKVKPGGRDDLVYSDVMYVTL; encoded by the exons atgactggTTTCTGGATTTTAATTTTGATCTTCAGCACCATGT ACACAGTCCAACCTGGTAGACGCTGGGTTACTGCACAATCCCTCACAGAGTCACAAGTTTATCAGCCTGATAAAGAGCTCAGTGTGAATATCGGAGACTCGGCTACTCTACAGTGTTGTATTTTAGGAAATGAATTCAGGATAATTTCCTGGTTTAAGcaaccaaacagaaaaaaacctcagaTTGTAGTCAGGGTACACAAAACTACTGGAGAAACATTTTTCAATGGATTTCAAAAGTCTCATTTCCAAATAGAAAGATCTTCATACTGCTTCAATATGATAATTTTAAACATCATTCAGTCTGATGAAGCCATGTACTACTGTGCACTCGAATACCCAAACACTGTGTTTGCAGAtggaacttatttaaaaattaaag GTGATGATGTTACTATTTCATCAGAAACATCTAAACCAGCTCTGTGTGAtaattcagtggtgtgtgaaccaacactgcatggaaacaacactaacatgaacacacatgAGAAAACAG TGCTCGGTTTGGGAACGGCTTTGGGTTTGTGCGCACTTCtgattttctgtctcatttatttcacactgaggagaagaaaat TGAACGCCTCTATAGACGACTCTCACGGAATGAGACAG gaatCTCATTTCAACACCTTGAATTATGAAACTTTGCAATTCTTCATGAATAAAGTCAAACCTGGAGGAAGGGATGATTTGGTGTACTCTGATGTGATGTATGTGacactgtaa
- the LOC128611086 gene encoding uncharacterized protein LOC128611086, whose protein sequence is MTDFWILILIFSTMCTVQPGRRWVTAQSLTESPFFQPDKELSVNTGDSATLQCCISEKEVRMIAWVKQPNRKKPQIIVRVYKSGGETFFNGFQDSHFQIERSSNCHNLTILNIIQSDEAMYYCAVTRPNLTFGDGTYLKIKGDHVTIASETSKPALCDNSVVYEPTLHGNSTNMNTHEKTVLGLGTALGLCALLIFCLIYFILRRRKLKACIEDSPGMKQVREAEAETLNYAAVQFTKRKAKDEKKKTGSADECVYSDVKKTVRCNRNNS, encoded by the exons atgactgaTTTCTGGATTTTAATTTTGATCTTCAGCACCATGT GTACAGTCCAACCTGGTAGACGCTGGGTTACTGCACAATCCCTCACAGAGTCACCATTTTTTCAGCCTGATAAAGAGCTCAGTGTGAATACCGGGGACTCGGCTACTCTACAGTGTTGTATTTCTGAAAAAGAAGTCAGGATGATTGCCTGGGTTAAGcaaccaaacagaaaaaaacctcagaTTATAGTCAGGGTATATAAAAGTGGTGGAGAAACATTTTTCAATGGATTCCAAGACTCTCATTTCCAAATAGAAAGATCTTCAAACTGCCACAATTTGACAATTTTAAACATCATTCAGTCTGATGAAGCCATGTACTACTGTGCAGTGACGAGACCCAACCTTACGTTTGGAGAtggaacttatttaaaaattaaag GTGATCATGTTACTATTGCATCAGAAACATCTAAACCAGCTCTGTGTGATAATTCAGTGGTGTATGAACCAACACTGCATGGAAACAGcactaacatgaacacacacgagAAAACAG TGCTCGGTTTGGGAACGGCTTTGGGTTTGTGCGCACTTCtgattttctgtctcatttatttcatactgaggagaagaaaat TGAAAGCTTGTATAGAAGATTCTCCAGGAATGAAGCAGGTACGT gaaGCTGAAGCTGAAACACTGAATTACGCAGCTGTGCAATTTACCAAGAGGAAAgccaaagatgaaaaaaagaaaactggctcagcagatgagtgtgtgtactcCGATGTGAAAAAAACTGTAAGATGTAACAGAAATAATTCATAA